In a genomic window of Pseudoglutamicibacter albus:
- the hisB gene encoding imidazoleglycerol-phosphate dehydratase HisB — MSAQLIGTREATMERITSESTVKVTIKLDGTGQADISTTVPFYDHMLTSLARHSLMDITIAAHGDTDIDVHHTVEDTAITLGEVFKTALGDKRGITRFGQATIPLDEALARCIVDLSGRPYVIHEGEPEGQQYHLIGGHFTGSMTRHVFESFAYHAGICLHIDVLRGRDPHHIVECQFKALARALREAIEPDERMGNTIPSTKGAL, encoded by the coding sequence ATGAGCGCCCAGCTGATCGGTACCCGTGAAGCCACCATGGAACGGATCACCTCCGAATCCACCGTTAAAGTCACCATCAAACTCGATGGAACCGGTCAAGCGGACATCTCCACAACAGTTCCGTTCTACGATCACATGTTGACCTCGCTGGCGCGCCACTCGCTCATGGACATCACCATCGCAGCGCACGGGGACACAGATATCGACGTCCATCACACTGTCGAAGACACCGCGATCACGCTCGGCGAGGTATTCAAAACAGCGCTCGGTGACAAGCGCGGCATCACCCGCTTTGGCCAGGCAACCATCCCACTGGATGAGGCGCTTGCGCGCTGCATCGTGGATCTCTCCGGCCGCCCTTACGTGATCCATGAAGGCGAACCTGAGGGCCAGCAGTACCACCTCATCGGCGGGCACTTCACCGGTTCGATGACCCGCCACGTCTTCGAATCCTTCGCCTACCACGCAGGCATCTGCCTGCACATCGACGTTCTGCGTGGCCGCGACCCTCACCACATCGTGGAATGCCAGTTCAAGGCTCTAGCGCGAGCACTGCGTGAAGCCATCGAACCAGACGAGCGGATGGGGAACACGATCCCGTCCACTAAGGGAGCGCTATGA
- the hisH gene encoding imidazole glycerol phosphate synthase subunit HisH: MTQGRRPRIAVVDHGAGNVHSVLRAFKHVGADVSLTADSDQLRTADGVVLPGVGAFASVMAALKKGSLLRHLGYRIAGGKPVLGICVGHQVLFTESTEGGTRTAGLDEWPGVVERLTADVVPHMGWNSVTPPEDTQLFRGIEGERFYFVHSYAVQSWDFDVVQPLMKPPMVTWSDHGGPFIAAVENGPLSSVQFHPEKSGEPGAQLIKNWMETL, from the coding sequence ATGACCCAGGGCCGCCGGCCGCGTATCGCGGTTGTCGATCACGGCGCGGGTAACGTTCACTCGGTTCTGCGCGCCTTCAAACACGTGGGCGCTGATGTCTCGTTGACCGCGGACAGCGATCAGTTACGTACCGCTGATGGCGTGGTGCTGCCCGGTGTCGGTGCGTTCGCCAGCGTCATGGCGGCACTCAAGAAGGGCTCGCTGCTGCGTCATCTCGGCTACCGGATCGCGGGTGGGAAGCCCGTTCTGGGGATCTGTGTGGGCCACCAAGTGCTGTTCACTGAAAGCACGGAGGGCGGCACCAGGACGGCGGGCCTGGACGAATGGCCTGGCGTGGTTGAGCGGCTCACGGCCGATGTGGTTCCGCACATGGGCTGGAACAGCGTGACTCCGCCGGAAGACACGCAGCTGTTCCGCGGCATCGAAGGCGAACGTTTCTACTTTGTCCACTCCTACGCTGTACAGAGCTGGGATTTCGACGTCGTTCAGCCGCTCATGAAACCGCCGATGGTCACGTGGTCGGATCACGGTGGCCCGTTCATCGCGGCAGTTGAGAACGGACCGCTGAGTTCGGTTCAGTTCCACCCGGAAAAATCTGGCGAGCCCGGCGCCCAGTTGATTAAGAATTGGATGGAGACGCTCTGA
- the priA gene encoding bifunctional 1-(5-phosphoribosyl)-5-((5-phosphoribosylamino)methylideneamino)imidazole-4-carboxamide isomerase/phosphoribosylanthranilate isomerase PriA, whose protein sequence is MTDHKATAHTPTGHTPAENQKLLLFPAVDIVNGQAVRLTQGEAGTETDHGDPFDAALRWQEAGAEWIHVVDLDAAFSRGDNRPVLRRIATELDLKVELSGGIRDDESLDRALEWGAARVNIGTAALENPEWTAKAIERVGEAIAVGLDVRGTTLSGHGWTKDGGDLWDVLARLDDAGCARYVVTDVTRDGTMTGPNTELLADIAKHTDKPLIASGGMSTLDDLRALRAMVGKGVEGAIIGRALYNGAFTLEDALAVARGEKSTETRST, encoded by the coding sequence ATGACTGATCACAAAGCAACTGCGCACACGCCAACTGGGCACACGCCAGCCGAGAATCAGAAACTCCTTTTGTTCCCTGCGGTGGACATCGTCAACGGGCAGGCGGTGCGCCTGACCCAAGGGGAAGCCGGCACCGAAACAGATCACGGCGACCCGTTCGATGCGGCTTTGCGCTGGCAAGAAGCCGGCGCGGAATGGATCCACGTGGTTGACTTGGATGCCGCTTTCTCGCGCGGGGATAACCGTCCAGTGCTCAGACGCATCGCGACCGAGCTGGATCTCAAGGTTGAGCTTTCCGGCGGTATTCGAGACGATGAGTCACTGGATCGCGCACTCGAATGGGGTGCAGCACGGGTCAACATCGGCACCGCGGCACTAGAGAATCCGGAATGGACCGCCAAAGCCATCGAACGGGTAGGCGAGGCGATCGCGGTAGGCCTCGACGTGCGTGGCACCACGCTCTCTGGCCACGGCTGGACCAAAGACGGCGGGGACCTGTGGGATGTGCTCGCTCGCCTCGATGATGCCGGGTGCGCCCGCTACGTCGTCACTGATGTGACCCGTGATGGAACCATGACCGGCCCCAATACCGAACTGCTCGCCGACATCGCGAAGCACACTGATAAGCCGCTGATCGCATCCGGTGGCATGTCCACCCTCGATGACCTACGCGCCCTACGCGCGATGGTCGGTAAAGGCGTAGAAGGCGCGATCATTGGCCGCGCACTCTATAACGGCGCGTTCACCCTCGAAGACGCGCTCGCCGTCGCACGCGGCGAGAAGTCAACAGAAACGAGAAGTACGTAG
- a CDS encoding SseB family protein, which yields MANNSAEDNLAQNNPAHNKPATAENPTEPNPAAANPAPGSKALPAHIQQALLAGAGGASDTAGQSWEGRDLSGEGNPLHQFDGDDGLPNEALQEALDALKAGYGPEDDVVEALADARVFVPIVAQTGHTEIGEHGHLVEKEADMALVMIAAPDGRTALPVFSSVDRLTDWHPEARPVAVYAPRAALSAVDEGAQLLVLDPGANVTFVVRRPAVWALAQQRVWLPSYRDDSLAAPLQEAVSHVDGVGALILGPADGIASRAGDGTVMRGGGHGPELAVTVVVNNTVTDQDVSRIVSEVRTAVEGTQEVQEKADSLTIRVAQGG from the coding sequence ATGGCCAATAACTCCGCCGAAGATAACCTAGCCCAGAACAACCCTGCCCACAACAAGCCCGCCACGGCTGAAAACCCCACCGAGCCCAACCCGGCCGCCGCTAACCCAGCGCCGGGTTCGAAGGCTTTGCCGGCGCACATCCAGCAGGCTTTGCTTGCGGGTGCTGGTGGCGCATCGGACACCGCGGGCCAGTCCTGGGAGGGCCGGGACCTATCGGGTGAGGGCAATCCTCTGCACCAGTTTGACGGCGATGACGGCTTGCCGAATGAGGCGTTGCAGGAAGCCCTTGATGCTTTGAAAGCCGGTTATGGCCCGGAGGACGATGTGGTTGAGGCTTTGGCTGATGCGCGCGTCTTTGTCCCGATTGTGGCTCAGACTGGCCACACGGAGATCGGGGAGCATGGTCATTTGGTGGAGAAGGAAGCGGATATGGCGTTGGTCATGATCGCTGCTCCTGATGGCCGGACGGCTTTGCCTGTGTTTTCTTCGGTGGATCGCTTGACTGATTGGCATCCGGAGGCTCGTCCGGTTGCGGTGTATGCTCCGCGTGCCGCGTTGTCTGCGGTGGATGAGGGTGCGCAGTTGTTGGTTTTGGATCCTGGCGCGAATGTCACGTTCGTGGTGCGGCGCCCGGCGGTGTGGGCTTTGGCTCAGCAGCGGGTGTGGTTGCCGAGCTATCGTGATGATTCGCTTGCGGCACCGTTGCAGGAGGCGGTTTCTCATGTCGATGGTGTGGGTGCGCTGATTTTGGGTCCGGCGGATGGGATCGCGTCGCGGGCCGGTGATGGGACTGTGATGCGTGGCGGCGGTCACGGCCCTGAGTTGGCGGTGACTGTAGTGGTGAATAACACGGTTACAGATCAGGATGTCTCGCGTATAGTTTCTGAGGTTCGCACTGCTGTTGAGGGTACTCAAGAGGTGCAGGAGAAAGCTGATTCGTTGACCATTAGGGTCGCGCAAGGGGGATAA
- a CDS encoding MFS transporter, with translation MPTLLLVGVFGRLPHSAAAILLTLHVRNGLQMDFASAGLVTAMLTIGVAIGSPWRGRIVDIKGVRRAVLPSIVVEAGAFGAAPFVGFQVLLVLMFVAGLFSLPVFTVVRQSMGVVVRGPDRTTAFALDSMTTELVFVIAPGGISVLATAISTTASLLLVGALVVFAGVILVVTNPPTRSSQLPSAPREAVDDLAAPSHPKDASSVPAITGAIPVVPLPQPQPRKRRFMPWLSISAAAMMVMALGAGMALAGTEVALVGFNETLGGGGDTLWVMYGVWCFGSLVGGFVYGALSRKFDPFAIIIVLGLTLVPVAFSLTLALISIALFASGFFIAPLMTAASERLTEAVPERNRGQAMGLYGSAMTAGTAAGTPLVGVMLDVGGPTVAICALAGVAVATGVVAMVLRQIRRRRRRMASS, from the coding sequence GTGCCAACTCTTTTGTTGGTTGGTGTTTTTGGTCGTTTGCCGCATTCGGCGGCCGCGATCCTGTTGACGTTGCATGTCCGTAACGGCCTGCAGATGGATTTCGCCTCGGCTGGTCTGGTCACGGCGATGCTCACGATTGGTGTAGCGATCGGTTCGCCGTGGCGTGGCCGGATCGTGGATATCAAGGGTGTTCGTCGCGCGGTTTTGCCGTCGATCGTGGTTGAGGCGGGCGCGTTCGGTGCCGCGCCTTTTGTGGGTTTCCAGGTGTTGCTGGTGCTCATGTTTGTGGCGGGCCTGTTTTCGTTGCCGGTTTTCACGGTGGTGCGGCAGTCGATGGGGGTTGTGGTTCGCGGGCCTGATCGCACTACGGCGTTCGCTCTGGATTCGATGACCACTGAGCTGGTGTTTGTGATTGCACCGGGCGGTATCAGTGTTCTTGCTACGGCGATTTCAACGACGGCTTCGCTGCTTTTGGTGGGCGCGCTGGTGGTGTTCGCTGGCGTGATTTTGGTGGTCACGAACCCGCCGACGCGTTCTTCGCAGTTGCCGTCTGCCCCGCGGGAGGCGGTCGATGATTTGGCGGCTCCTTCGCACCCTAAGGATGCTTCGTCGGTTCCTGCGATCACGGGTGCGATCCCGGTGGTTCCGTTGCCGCAGCCTCAGCCTCGGAAGCGTCGTTTCATGCCGTGGCTGAGTATTTCGGCGGCTGCGATGATGGTCATGGCGTTGGGCGCTGGTATGGCGCTTGCCGGTACTGAGGTCGCGTTGGTGGGCTTCAACGAGACCCTGGGTGGTGGCGGTGACACGCTGTGGGTCATGTATGGCGTGTGGTGTTTCGGCTCGCTCGTGGGCGGGTTCGTGTATGGCGCGTTGTCTCGAAAGTTCGATCCGTTCGCGATCATCATTGTTTTGGGTCTCACGCTGGTTCCGGTCGCGTTCTCGTTGACGTTGGCGTTGATTTCGATCGCGCTTTTCGCGTCTGGTTTCTTTATTGCACCGTTGATGACGGCAGCCTCGGAGCGGTTGACGGAGGCTGTCCCGGAGCGTAACCGCGGCCAGGCGATGGGCTTATATGGTTCGGCGATGACTGCCGGCACGGCGGCTGGTACGCCGTTGGTGGGCGTCATGTTGGATGTGGGCGGCCCCACTGTTGCGATCTGTGCGTTGGCTGGCGTCGCGGTTGCTACCGGTGTTGTTGCGATGGTGCTGCGCCAGATTCGTCGTCGCCGTCGCCGGATGGCTTCATCCTGA
- a CDS encoding DUF1844 domain-containing protein — protein sequence MSDQNSNQHVHSFSDSEYADAQQQLRDIAEVPAVEVITTTAVHLMSAAAVKVGLADGPDAEDLKDLDEARKLITALAGLVTAGAPEIGSQHAAPIRDGLRSLQLAFREASMIPDKPGQGPGEKWTGPVS from the coding sequence ATGAGCGATCAGAATTCGAATCAGCACGTACACAGCTTCTCGGACTCCGAGTATGCAGACGCCCAACAGCAGCTGCGTGACATCGCAGAAGTTCCCGCAGTCGAGGTCATCACAACCACCGCGGTCCACCTCATGTCTGCTGCCGCCGTCAAGGTCGGGCTCGCCGACGGCCCTGACGCCGAAGATCTCAAAGACCTCGACGAAGCCCGCAAACTCATCACGGCACTCGCAGGCCTTGTGACAGCGGGTGCCCCAGAGATCGGCTCGCAGCACGCCGCCCCGATCCGTGACGGCCTACGCTCCCTCCAGCTCGCATTCCGCGAAGCGTCCATGATCCCAGACAAGCCAGGCCAAGGCCCCGGCGAGAAATGGACCGGCCCCGTCAGCTAA
- the infC gene encoding translation initiation factor IF-3 — MRLVGPNGEQVGIVRIEDALRLAVEADLDLVEVAPNARPPVCKLMDFGKYKYEAAVKAREARKKQTNASLKEVRFRLKIDTHDYETKVRNAHRFLSSGDKVKAMIQFRGREQQRPEFGVKLLQQFAEDVADVGVIESQPRQDGRNMVMVVGPLKSKAESRKAQQEKAPRRQRRQQRLDTSAPQDASGQTVAASAPEAMRRMAQASKDQAKEG, encoded by the coding sequence GTGCGGTTGGTCGGGCCTAACGGTGAACAGGTGGGGATCGTCCGTATTGAGGACGCCCTGCGCCTGGCGGTTGAAGCAGATCTCGACTTGGTTGAGGTTGCGCCGAACGCTCGTCCACCTGTGTGCAAGCTGATGGACTTCGGCAAGTACAAGTACGAAGCTGCGGTCAAGGCTCGTGAAGCTCGCAAGAAGCAGACGAACGCGTCCCTCAAGGAGGTTCGTTTCCGTCTGAAGATTGACACTCACGACTATGAGACGAAGGTGCGTAACGCGCATCGTTTCTTGTCTTCGGGTGACAAGGTTAAGGCGATGATTCAGTTCCGCGGCCGTGAACAGCAGCGTCCTGAGTTCGGTGTGAAGTTGCTTCAGCAGTTCGCTGAGGATGTGGCCGATGTGGGTGTGATTGAGTCGCAGCCGCGCCAGGATGGTCGAAACATGGTTATGGTCGTTGGCCCGCTCAAGAGCAAGGCTGAAAGCCGTAAGGCTCAGCAGGAGAAAGCTCCTCGCCGCCAGCGCCGTCAGCAGCGTTTGGATACGTCCGCTCCACAGGACGCTTCCGGCCAGACGGTTGCGGCATCGGCTCCTGAAGCTATGCGCCGCATGGCGCAGGCCTCCAAAGACCAAGCCAAAGAGGGCTGA
- the rpmI gene encoding 50S ribosomal protein L35, which produces MPKFKTHSGAKKRFKLTGSGKIRRQRANRRHYLEHKSSRLTRRLKGDVVVAKADQRTIRRMLGL; this is translated from the coding sequence ATGCCGAAGTTCAAGACCCACTCTGGGGCTAAGAAGCGTTTCAAGCTCACCGGTTCTGGCAAGATCCGCCGTCAGCGTGCAAACCGCCGCCACTACCTCGAGCACAAGTCCTCGCGTTTGACTCGTCGCCTGAAGGGCGATGTGGTTGTGGCTAAGGCTGATCAACGCACCATCCGCCGCATGCTGGGCCTCTAA
- the rplT gene encoding 50S ribosomal protein L20 produces MARVKRAVNAQKKRRVVLERASGYRGQRSRLYRKAKEQLLHSFVYNYNDRRKRKGDFRRLWIQRINAAARANGMTYNRFMQGLKLAGIEVDRRMLAELAVSDAHAFSVLVETAKKALPADVNAPRA; encoded by the coding sequence GTGGCACGTGTGAAGCGGGCAGTTAACGCCCAGAAGAAGCGTCGCGTCGTTCTGGAACGCGCATCTGGTTACCGCGGTCAGCGTTCGCGGCTCTACCGTAAGGCTAAGGAGCAGCTGCTCCACTCGTTCGTATACAACTACAACGACCGTCGTAAGCGTAAGGGTGACTTCCGTCGCCTCTGGATCCAGCGCATCAACGCTGCGGCTCGCGCTAACGGCATGACCTACAACCGTTTCATGCAGGGCCTCAAGCTCGCTGGCATCGAGGTTGACCGCCGTATGCTCGCCGAGCTGGCTGTGTCTGACGCTCACGCATTCTCGGTTCTGGTGGAGACCGCTAAGAAGGCTCTGCCAGCCGACGTGAACGCACCGCGCGCATAA
- a CDS encoding TrmH family RNA methyltransferase has product MEIMDNPRADRVRAAAHLGKAAGRKKSGEFLVEGPQAVREAIAQHRTQRGLVREVFVTEQRMEREPELAQVADARVNVVTERVLAAIADTQSPQGVVARCRIPHVSLKQALTPKTSLVAVLGRVQDPGNAGTIIRAADAAGADAVVALKGSVDVFSPKVVRSTVGSLFHVPVVTGIELDELTEHLTRCGIVLLAADGGGDHDLTVLEDDAAARQHGVTVRGSMKRPSLTTATAWLFGNEGQGISEAERAASFATVSIPLYGQAESLNVSTAAALCLYASARAQRS; this is encoded by the coding sequence ATGGAGATCATGGATAATCCGCGCGCAGACCGAGTCCGGGCGGCCGCGCACCTAGGGAAGGCCGCGGGCCGGAAGAAGTCGGGGGAGTTCCTGGTTGAGGGGCCGCAGGCTGTACGGGAAGCGATTGCCCAACATCGAACCCAGCGCGGCCTTGTGCGCGAGGTATTCGTTACTGAGCAGCGGATGGAACGTGAACCTGAGCTCGCCCAGGTCGCCGACGCACGGGTCAACGTTGTGACTGAGCGCGTCCTGGCCGCGATCGCGGACACGCAGTCCCCGCAGGGCGTGGTTGCCCGTTGCCGCATCCCGCACGTGAGCTTGAAACAAGCGCTGACGCCGAAGACGAGCCTGGTCGCGGTGCTGGGGCGGGTCCAGGACCCCGGTAATGCTGGCACCATCATCCGTGCGGCTGACGCCGCGGGTGCGGACGCGGTGGTTGCGCTGAAGGGCAGCGTGGATGTTTTCTCGCCTAAAGTGGTCCGGTCCACGGTAGGCTCGTTGTTCCATGTTCCGGTTGTCACGGGTATTGAGCTTGATGAACTGACCGAGCACCTGACCCGTTGCGGGATCGTTTTGCTAGCGGCTGACGGCGGCGGGGATCACGATTTGACGGTGCTTGAAGACGATGCGGCCGCCCGCCAGCACGGCGTGACCGTTAGGGGCTCGATGAAGCGGCCGTCCCTGACGACGGCGACCGCGTGGCTGTTCGGTAATGAAGGCCAGGGGATCTCGGAAGCGGAACGGGCGGCGTCCTTCGCTACGGTCTCGATCCCTCTGTATGGGCAGGCGGAATCCTTGAATGTTTCGACGGCCGCGGCCTTGTGCCTCTACGCATCGGCACGTGCTCAACGCAGCTGA
- a CDS encoding NUDIX domain-containing protein encodes MSAQNGAVGSAGQVVGLAIVDDLVDARRVLAAQRAYPESLRGLWEFPGGKAQEGEGPLEALEREISEELGYTFRAGQEVVPPAGYAGWPLDNGMTMRVWTGVLLDADGGVLKPAEVTTGTQPEGADHLELRWLILDQNTEEAVEWIPADKPIVRALVETTGCMPTFC; translated from the coding sequence GTGAGCGCGCAGAATGGTGCCGTAGGTAGCGCTGGCCAGGTGGTGGGGCTCGCGATTGTGGATGACCTCGTGGATGCTCGGCGTGTGCTGGCAGCGCAACGGGCATATCCGGAATCATTGCGGGGACTGTGGGAGTTCCCGGGCGGGAAGGCCCAGGAGGGGGAGGGACCGCTGGAGGCGCTTGAGCGTGAGATTTCCGAAGAGCTCGGCTACACGTTCAGGGCTGGCCAGGAGGTCGTACCGCCTGCGGGATATGCAGGCTGGCCGTTGGATAACGGGATGACGATGCGCGTCTGGACCGGGGTCCTGTTAGACGCCGATGGGGGAGTGCTGAAGCCGGCCGAGGTCACAACGGGCACGCAACCTGAAGGGGCGGATCATCTTGAGTTGCGGTGGCTGATCCTGGATCAGAACACGGAAGAAGCGGTCGAGTGGATCCCGGCCGATAAGCCGATTGTGAGAGCGCTCGTTGAAACCACGGGCTGCATGCCGACCTTCTGCTGA
- the pheS gene encoding phenylalanine--tRNA ligase subunit alpha — protein MEKETAVPESPAQVATEIPPVPHPTDEAAVEAVVAAALTAFEKASDLDELKAARLAHLGDKAPITLANRGIGKLENKDKATAGKLLGGAKGRINKALAARTEVLEAERAARRLREETVDVTAQPRRTVLGARHPLSLLQERVSDVFVGMGWEIAEGPEVESEWYNFDALNFDQDHPAREMQDTFFVDPPSQHLVLRTHTSPVQVRSMLDRDVPIYVLCPGRTFRTDELDATHTPVFHQFEGLAVDQGLTMADLKGTLEHFARQMFGVEAKIRLRPSYFPFTEPSAELDIWHPNAKGGPQWIEWGGCGMVHPNVLRSGGIDPDVYSGFAFGMGVERTLMFRNMVPDMHDMIEGDIRFSQHFGMEI, from the coding sequence ATGGAGAAAGAAACTGCTGTGCCAGAGTCTCCAGCGCAGGTAGCTACAGAGATTCCGCCGGTTCCGCATCCGACTGATGAAGCCGCCGTTGAGGCTGTTGTTGCGGCCGCGTTGACGGCGTTCGAGAAGGCAAGCGATCTTGACGAGCTGAAAGCCGCACGCCTGGCTCACCTGGGTGACAAAGCGCCGATCACGCTCGCTAACCGCGGCATCGGCAAGCTTGAAAATAAGGACAAGGCAACCGCCGGTAAGCTGCTCGGTGGCGCCAAGGGCCGCATCAATAAGGCGTTGGCGGCACGCACCGAGGTTCTTGAAGCGGAGCGTGCGGCCCGTCGTTTGCGTGAAGAGACCGTGGATGTCACGGCTCAGCCGCGCCGCACCGTCTTAGGTGCACGCCACCCGCTCTCGCTTCTGCAGGAGCGCGTTTCAGACGTGTTCGTCGGCATGGGATGGGAGATCGCCGAGGGCCCCGAGGTTGAATCCGAGTGGTACAACTTCGATGCGCTGAACTTTGACCAGGACCACCCGGCACGCGAAATGCAGGACACGTTCTTCGTGGACCCGCCGTCCCAGCACCTGGTTTTGCGCACCCACACGTCGCCGGTTCAGGTGCGTTCGATGCTGGACCGCGACGTCCCGATCTATGTCTTGTGTCCGGGCCGCACGTTCCGCACCGATGAGCTGGACGCGACTCACACCCCGGTTTTCCACCAGTTTGAGGGTCTCGCAGTGGATCAAGGCCTCACTATGGCGGACCTCAAAGGCACGCTCGAGCACTTCGCACGCCAGATGTTCGGCGTGGAAGCGAAGATCCGTTTGCGTCCGTCCTACTTCCCGTTCACGGAGCCATCCGCTGAGCTGGATATTTGGCATCCGAACGCTAAGGGCGGCCCGCAGTGGATCGAATGGGGCGGCTGCGGCATGGTGCACCCGAACGTTCTGCGTTCCGGCGGCATCGACCCGGACGTGTACTCGGGGTTCGCGTTCGGTATGGGTGTTGAACGCACCCTGATGTTCCGCAACATGGTCCCTGACATGCACGACATGATCGAGGGCGATATCCGCTTCAGCCAGCACTTCGGGATGGAGATCTAA